In the Bifidobacterium catenulatum PV20-2 genome, one interval contains:
- a CDS encoding ABC transporter ATP-binding protein, whose translation MAKRNTFREDEELEEHINLHDILRIGVYLKPYMSRIARILVVVVMMSCIAVVVPYLTKIMIDSAIPSKNLTLLGELTGLMAVLIVIYEFGLRYRTVEITRVGQLMLKDMRRDIFTHIQTLPFSYFDSRPHGKILIRVVNYVNTLSDTLSSGLINVISDVFTFLITLVVMFVVDWRLALFSLVLFPFLIAWVMILQHFQRRAYQVLSNKQSNLNAFIHESIAGVKTTQTFAQEAAQFKTFQEQQNDVRASWMKAVHIQFLMWPGIQTISVMTIAFIYYVGVTGFGAVNVSTGVLIAFVGYANNFWNPVISIGNFYNQLITCSAYLERIFETLDVQPEIRNAPDATELPQIEGRVDFNDVIFRYEPDGRNILNLVDLHVEPGSTVALVGPTGAGKTTIINLLSRFYDVAEGSVTIDGHDVRSVTLESLRRQMGVMLQDTFIFSGNVRENIRYGKLDATDAEIEAAARAVHAHEFIMDLPNGYDTVVEERGSTLSAGQRQLIAFARVLLADPRILILDEATSNIDTRTEEALQAGLNHLLKGRTSFIIAHRLSTIENADVICYIDHGQIVEQGNHAELLAKRGAYYRLYDSQYAMIRSDQGLG comes from the coding sequence ATGGCAAAACGTAATACATTCCGTGAAGACGAAGAGCTGGAAGAGCATATTAATCTGCACGATATTCTGCGTATCGGCGTCTATTTAAAACCATATATGTCGCGTATCGCACGCATTCTCGTCGTCGTCGTAATGATGAGCTGCATTGCGGTAGTTGTACCATATTTGACGAAAATCATGATCGATAGTGCGATTCCGTCGAAAAATCTCACCTTACTTGGTGAACTAACGGGATTGATGGCCGTGCTTATTGTGATTTATGAGTTTGGATTGCGCTATCGTACCGTTGAAATTACTCGAGTTGGTCAGCTCATGTTGAAAGATATGCGTCGCGATATTTTCACGCATATTCAAACGTTGCCGTTCAGCTATTTCGATTCGCGTCCGCACGGCAAAATCCTGATTCGCGTAGTCAATTATGTGAACACCCTTTCCGACACGTTGAGTTCCGGTCTGATCAACGTGATTTCCGACGTGTTCACGTTTCTGATCACCCTGGTGGTCATGTTTGTGGTCGATTGGAGGCTCGCGCTGTTCAGCTTGGTGCTCTTCCCGTTTCTGATCGCGTGGGTGATGATATTGCAACATTTCCAGCGTCGCGCGTACCAAGTGCTATCGAACAAGCAGAGCAATCTCAACGCGTTCATCCACGAGTCGATCGCCGGCGTGAAAACCACGCAGACCTTCGCTCAGGAGGCCGCACAGTTCAAAACCTTCCAGGAGCAGCAGAACGACGTGCGCGCCTCGTGGATGAAGGCCGTGCACATCCAGTTCCTCATGTGGCCGGGCATCCAGACCATTTCCGTCATGACGATCGCGTTCATCTACTATGTGGGCGTCACGGGCTTCGGCGCGGTGAACGTTTCCACCGGTGTGCTGATCGCGTTCGTCGGGTATGCGAATAATTTCTGGAATCCGGTGATCAGTATCGGCAATTTCTACAATCAGCTGATCACCTGTTCCGCATATCTTGAGCGTATTTTCGAAACGCTTGATGTGCAGCCGGAGATCCGCAATGCGCCTGACGCGACCGAACTGCCGCAAATCGAAGGCCGCGTCGATTTCAACGATGTTATCTTCCGTTACGAGCCTGACGGTCGCAATATTCTCAATCTGGTCGATCTGCATGTTGAGCCAGGCAGTACTGTTGCGTTGGTCGGCCCGACCGGTGCCGGCAAAACAACGATCATCAACCTGCTGTCGCGTTTTTACGACGTTGCAGAAGGGTCGGTGACGATTGACGGGCATGACGTGCGTTCGGTCACGTTGGAATCGTTACGTCGGCAGATGGGCGTCATGCTGCAAGATACGTTCATTTTCTCCGGCAATGTGCGTGAGAACATTCGTTACGGCAAGTTGGATGCGACCGATGCCGAGATCGAGGCGGCTGCGAGGGCGGTGCATGCGCACGAGTTCATCATGGATTTGCCGAACGGATACGACACGGTGGTGGAGGAGCGTGGTTCCACGCTTTCCGCGGGTCAGCGCCAGTTGATTGCGTTCGCGCGAGTGCTGTTAGCCGATCCTCGCATTCTGATTCTCGACGAAGCCACGTCGAATATCGATACCCGTACCGAAGAGGCGCTTCAGGCCGGATTGAACCACCTACTGAAGGGGCGTACGAGCTTCATCATCGCGCACCGGCTGTCCACCATCGAGAACGCGGATGTGATTTGCTACATCGACCATGGGCAGATCGTAGAGCAAGGCAACCACGCCGAGCTGCTCGCCAAGCGTGGCGCCTACTATCGCCTCTACGACTCCCAATACGCCATGATCAGGTCTGATCAGGGCTTAGGCTGA
- a CDS encoding glycoside hydrolase family 36 protein, whose amino-acid sequence MAMAASMLNPLLPRQDGRLEWGNGVVSMLFDIAGDSPVRLCNVVGRGMIPIDGRLSDDGKPVVEKDPRPIVEVLAANTGSQDNRLALIATVAGSKLRFVSALASEPGQGSDDPFRLEITQFASYADLEPKGREFEPTASERDAAASAVNPTPVTVCADPHEGLVVTSVFEAFPNLSAVRTYTRLQSAKQLPIEAVSSLNLTVPMRVNCGKIHRSNIFWGDAAWAVENDWRVRPLRDTQVRNRNQKINPGQSSSRFAMSSTSTWSTGVHEPAGIVQVEGSMRRARDFSVMWQIEYNGPWEWEVGEDDPGLHISAFGPEYQDHGWFTNLGEGNDFESVPVSFAIAAGDWQQAVAEMTLQRRALRIAKARELGRIKQFERTQGLVIYNDYMNTLFGDPRIEKELPLIEGAASVGADIFCIDAGWYDSTDGGWWDMVGEWQASTNRFGDTGLRGLAENIRAHGMGLGLWLEPEVIGVKSPLASTLPDSAFFQRHGVRVCDSGRYLLDFRSPEARKHVTRTVDRLIDDFGAVFFKFDYNTTPGVGTDLNAESVGDGLFEHCRAYLDWLDDLRRRHPDVMIENCGSGAMRADYAQLSRLDLQSTSDQCDPLIYAAIAAGAGMTILPEQQGNWSYAQQEMDDETAVFTLATGVLGRLYLSGFIDHMTEPRLSLVRDAIALHRCVLADQQHMVPFWPSGLPDFDGDWLTVGLRHVETDMRDAYVRGENAWNEQTAEQNSQQPQQEDKPDYIIVWRRGGTPSVNIPLEAGKTIEQVFPNPDEPDYAPDAEPWTIERMDPETVRLNATTSKRPSARIFAIRRRG is encoded by the coding sequence ATGGCAATGGCAGCCAGCATGTTGAACCCCCTACTTCCTCGTCAGGATGGACGTCTCGAATGGGGTAACGGTGTGGTGTCCATGCTGTTCGACATTGCAGGGGATTCTCCCGTCCGCCTATGCAACGTTGTAGGACGAGGCATGATCCCCATTGACGGTCGCCTGTCCGACGATGGAAAGCCTGTAGTGGAAAAGGATCCCCGCCCGATCGTGGAGGTGCTCGCCGCGAACACCGGTTCGCAAGACAACCGTCTCGCATTGATTGCCACGGTCGCCGGCAGCAAGCTACGCTTCGTTTCCGCGCTCGCGTCCGAGCCTGGGCAGGGTTCCGACGATCCGTTCCGTTTGGAGATCACGCAGTTCGCGTCGTATGCCGATCTTGAGCCGAAAGGCCGCGAATTCGAGCCGACCGCCAGTGAGCGCGATGCGGCTGCCTCTGCTGTGAATCCCACACCCGTAACGGTTTGTGCCGACCCGCATGAGGGCCTGGTGGTCACCTCCGTGTTCGAAGCGTTTCCTAATCTTTCTGCGGTGCGCACGTACACGCGTCTGCAGTCCGCCAAACAACTGCCGATTGAAGCGGTGTCGTCGCTGAACCTGACCGTTCCCATGCGCGTCAACTGCGGCAAAATCCATCGTTCGAATATTTTCTGGGGTGACGCCGCCTGGGCCGTGGAAAACGATTGGCGCGTCCGCCCGCTGCGAGACACCCAGGTGCGTAACCGCAACCAGAAAATCAATCCAGGCCAGTCCAGCTCGAGATTCGCCATGAGCTCCACTTCCACATGGAGTACGGGCGTGCATGAACCGGCCGGTATCGTACAGGTCGAGGGTTCCATGCGCCGTGCCCGCGACTTCTCCGTAATGTGGCAGATCGAGTACAATGGTCCGTGGGAGTGGGAGGTCGGTGAGGATGATCCCGGTCTGCACATCAGTGCATTCGGCCCGGAATATCAGGATCACGGCTGGTTCACCAATCTCGGTGAAGGCAACGATTTCGAGTCGGTTCCCGTGTCGTTTGCCATTGCCGCAGGCGATTGGCAGCAGGCCGTCGCCGAAATGACGTTGCAGCGTCGCGCATTACGCATTGCCAAAGCCCGCGAACTGGGCCGCATCAAGCAGTTCGAACGTACGCAGGGTCTTGTGATCTACAACGATTACATGAATACGCTGTTTGGCGATCCTCGTATTGAGAAGGAGCTGCCGCTGATCGAAGGCGCGGCAAGCGTTGGCGCGGATATTTTCTGCATCGACGCCGGCTGGTACGACAGCACCGACGGCGGCTGGTGGGACATGGTCGGCGAATGGCAGGCCTCCACCAACCGTTTCGGCGACACTGGTTTGCGTGGTCTTGCCGAAAACATCCGTGCGCACGGCATGGGCTTGGGCCTGTGGCTCGAACCTGAAGTGATCGGCGTGAAATCGCCGCTGGCAAGCACGCTGCCGGATTCCGCGTTCTTTCAACGCCATGGCGTGCGTGTGTGTGATTCGGGTCGTTATTTGCTTGATTTCCGTTCCCCCGAAGCACGCAAGCATGTTACACGTACCGTTGACCGTCTAATCGACGATTTCGGCGCGGTGTTCTTCAAGTTCGACTACAACACCACTCCCGGCGTCGGCACTGATTTGAATGCCGAATCCGTTGGCGACGGCTTGTTTGAACATTGCCGCGCATATTTGGATTGGCTAGACGATTTGCGTCGCCGTCACCCGGACGTGATGATCGAAAATTGCGGTTCCGGCGCCATGCGTGCCGATTATGCGCAGTTGTCCCGCTTGGATCTGCAATCCACTTCCGACCAGTGCGATCCGCTGATTTACGCGGCCATCGCGGCCGGCGCAGGTATGACGATTCTGCCGGAACAGCAGGGGAATTGGAGCTACGCCCAGCAGGAGATGGACGATGAGACGGCCGTCTTCACGCTTGCCACGGGCGTGCTCGGCAGATTGTATCTGTCTGGTTTCATCGATCACATGACCGAGCCGCGTCTTTCGCTCGTTCGTGACGCCATCGCCTTACATCGTTGTGTACTTGCCGATCAGCAGCATATGGTGCCGTTCTGGCCGTCCGGACTTCCCGATTTCGACGGCGATTGGCTTACCGTCGGTTTGCGCCATGTCGAAACGGATATGCGCGACGCGTATGTGCGTGGCGAAAACGCATGGAACGAGCAGACTGCCGAACAGAACAGCCAGCAGCCTCAGCAGGAAGACAAACCCGATTACATCATCGTATGGCGTCGCGGAGGCACCCCCTCGGTGAACATACCGCTGGAAGCCGGCAAGACCATCGAGCAGGTCTTCCCGAATCCGGACGAACCCGATTATGCGCCGGACGCCGAACCATGGACTATCGAACGCATGGATCCGGAAACGGTTCGTCTGAACGCAACCACCTCCAAGCGTCCCTCCGCCCGAATCTTCGCGATTCGCCGTCGCGGCTGA
- the tet(W) gene encoding tetracycline resistance ribosomal protection protein Tet(W), with product MKIINIGILAHVDAGKTTLTESLLYASGAISEPGSVEKGTTRTDTMFLERQRGITIQAAVTSFQWHRCKVNIVDTPGHMDFLAEVYRSLAVLDGAILVISAKDGVQAQTRILFHALRKMNIPTVIFINKIDQAGVDLQSVVQSVRDKLSADIIIKQTVSLSPEIVLEENTDIEAWDAVIENNDELLEKYIAGEPISREKLAREEQQRVQDASLFPVYYGSAKKGLGIQPLMDAVTGLFQPIGEQGSAALCGSVFKVEYTDCGQRRVYLRLYSGTLRLRDTVALAGREKLKITEMRIPSKGEIVRTDTAYPGEIVILPSDSVRLNDVLGDPTRLPRKRWREDPLPMLRTSIAPKTAAQRERLLDALTQLADTDPLLRCEVDSITHEIILSFLGRVQLEVVSALLSEKYKLETVVKEPTVIYMERPLKAASHTIHIEVPPNPFWASIGLSVTPLPLGSGVQYESRVSLGYLNQSFQNAVRDGIRYGLEQGLFGWNVTDCKICFEYGLYYSPVSTPADFRSLAPIVLEQALKESGTQLLEPYLSFTLYAPREYLSRAYHDAPKYCATIETVQVKKDEVVFTGEIPARCIQAYRTDLAFYTNGQSVCLTELKGYQAAVGQPVIQPRRPNSRLDKVRHMFQKVM from the coding sequence ATGAAAATAATCAATATTGGAATTCTTGCCCATGTAGACGCTGGAAAGACGACCTTGACGGAGAGCCTGCTATATGCCAGCGGAGCCATTTCAGAACCGGGGAGCGTCGAAAAAGGGACAACGAGGACGGACACCATGTTTTTGGAGCGGCAGCGTGGGATTACCATTCAAGCGGCAGTCACTTCCTTCCAGTGGCACAGATGTAAAGTTAACATTGTGGATACGCCCGGCCACATGGATTTTTTGGCGGAGGTGTACCGCTCTTTGGCTGTTTTAGATGGGGCCATCTTGGTGATCTCCGCTAAAGATGGCGTGCAGGCCCAGACCCGTATTCTGTTCCATGCCCTGCGGAAAATGAACATTCCCACCGTTATCTTTATCAACAAGATCGACCAGGCTGGCGTTGATTTGCAGAGCGTGGTTCAGTCTGTTCGGGATAAGCTCTCCGCCGATATTATCATCAAGCAGACGGTGTCGCTGTCCCCGGAAATAGTCCTGGAGGAAAATACCGACATAGAAGCATGGGATGCGGTCATCGAAAATAACGATGAATTATTGGAAAAGTATATCGCAGGAGAACCAATCAGCCGGGAAAAACTTGCGCGGGAGGAACAGCAGCGGGTTCAAGACGCCTCCCTGTTCCCGGTCTATTATGGCAGCGCCAAAAAGGGCCTTGGCATTCAACCGTTGATGGATGCGGTGACAGGGCTGTTCCAACCGATTGGGGAACAGGGGAGCGCCGCCCTATGCGGCAGCGTTTTCAAGGTGGAGTATACAGATTGCGGCCAGCGGCGTGTCTATCTACGGCTATACAGCGGAACGCTGCGCCTGCGGGATACGGTGGCCCTGGCCGGGAGAGAAAAGCTGAAAATCACAGAGATGCGTATTCCATCCAAAGGGGAAATTGTTCGGACAGACACCGCTTATCCGGGTGAAATTGTTATCCTTCCCAGCGACAGCGTGAGGTTAAACGATGTATTAGGGGACCCAACCCGGCTCCCTCGTAAAAGGTGGCGTGAGGACCCCCTCCCCATGCTGCGGACGTCGATTGCGCCGAAAACGGCAGCGCAAAGAGAACGGCTGCTGGACGCTCTTACGCAACTTGCGGATACTGACCCGCTTTTGCGCTGCGAGGTGGATTCCATCACCCATGAGATCATTCTTTCTTTTTTGGGCCGGGTGCAGTTGGAGGTTGTTTCCGCTTTGCTGTCGGAAAAATACAAGCTTGAAACAGTGGTAAAGGAACCCACCGTCATTTATATGGAGCGGCCGCTCAAAGCAGCCAGCCACACCATCCATATCGAGGTGCCGCCCAACCCGTTTTGGGCATCCATCGGACTGTCTGTTACACCACTCCCGCTTGGCTCCGGTGTACAATACGAGAGCCGGGTTTCGCTGGGATACTTGAACCAGAGTTTTCAAAACGCTGTCAGGGATGGTATCCGTTACGGGCTGGAGCAGGGCTTGTTCGGCTGGAACGTAACGGACTGTAAGATTTGCTTTGAATACGGGCTTTATTACAGTCCGGTCAGCACGCCGGCGGACTTCCGCTCATTGGCCCCGATTGTATTGGAACAGGCATTGAAGGAATCAGGGACGCAACTGCTGGAACCTTATCTCTCCTTCACCCTCTATGCGCCCCGGGAATATCTTTCCAGGGCTTATCATGATGCACCGAAATACTGTGCCACCATCGAAACGGTCCAGGTAAAAAAGGATGAAGTTGTCTTTACTGGCGAGATTCCCGCCCGCTGTATACAGGCATACCGTACTGATCTGGCCTTTTACACCAACGGGCAGAGCGTATGCCTTACAGAGCTGAAAGGATATCAGGCCGCTGTCGGTCAGCCGGTCATCCAGCCCCGCCGTCCAAACAGCCGCCTGGACAAGGTGCGCCATATGTTTCAGAAGGTAATGTAA